From one Melioribacteraceae bacterium genomic stretch:
- a CDS encoding DUF362 domain-containing protein — protein MKSNKLSRRSFFKISSLTGAGFALSPILTNEKIAKTLQEEDKPKTNIEDALKHPRNENSMPGKYPGKVVQVNHSNPVVENKIVYDAIYKMIAEGMLTLTGAVSIKEAWLQFVNKNDKIGLKVNPVAGPTLSTSVEVTLAIVNQLEEAGIPRSNLIIWDRREEQIFESGITEEIFPGIKIIGTERKGENGTMYDENEELYSLRMIDKDWYYWADVEAEYRPETLPYMVNTGKYSYFTKIVTEMCDKIINIPILKNAGTSVTLCMKNLSYGAITNTGRLHEKLWSETVAEVCAFPPLRDKVVLNIVDGIKGCFNGGPSAVPQFFTNYNTILIGTDPVAVDRVGLNIVTKKRIEEGLQEEESPRGSAFLKMAENLNLGVADNNKIDFNKIDLT, from the coding sequence ATGAAATCGAACAAACTTTCCAGACGAAGCTTTTTCAAAATTTCGTCTTTAACAGGTGCCGGATTTGCGTTATCTCCAATACTCACGAATGAAAAAATTGCAAAGACTTTACAAGAAGAAGACAAGCCCAAAACAAATATTGAAGATGCATTAAAACATCCCCGCAATGAAAACTCAATGCCGGGCAAGTATCCCGGAAAAGTTGTACAAGTAAATCACTCCAATCCCGTTGTTGAAAACAAGATTGTATATGATGCTATTTACAAAATGATTGCGGAAGGAATGTTAACTCTTACGGGAGCAGTATCTATTAAAGAAGCTTGGCTGCAATTTGTAAACAAAAATGACAAAATTGGATTGAAAGTCAATCCCGTTGCAGGACCAACATTATCAACTTCGGTCGAAGTTACACTCGCAATAGTTAACCAACTTGAAGAGGCGGGTATTCCGAGAAGCAATTTAATTATATGGGATAGGCGTGAAGAACAAATTTTTGAGTCGGGAATAACCGAAGAGATTTTTCCGGGAATTAAAATTATTGGAACCGAACGCAAAGGTGAAAACGGAACAATGTATGATGAAAACGAAGAGCTGTATTCACTAAGAATGATTGACAAAGATTGGTATTACTGGGCAGATGTTGAAGCGGAATACCGTCCGGAAACTTTACCTTATATGGTAAACACCGGCAAGTATTCTTACTTCACAAAAATTGTTACAGAGATGTGTGATAAAATTATAAACATACCAATACTCAAAAATGCCGGAACCTCGGTTACGCTTTGTATGAAGAACTTATCTTATGGTGCAATTACAAACACCGGACGACTTCACGAAAAACTTTGGTCGGAAACAGTTGCGGAAGTTTGTGCTTTTCCTCCGTTGCGAGATAAAGTTGTTTTAAATATTGTCGACGGAATTAAGGGTTGTTTTAACGGAGGACCCTCTGCCGTTCCGCAATTCTTTACAAATTATAATACCATACTAATCGGAACAGATCCCGTTGCTGTTGATAGAGTTGGATTAAACATAGTTACTAAAAAACGAATCGAAGAAGGATTGCAGGAAGAAGAATCACCCCGCGGTTCTGCTTTTTTGAAGATGGCTGAAAACTTAAACCTTGGCGTGGCTGATAACAATAAAATTGACTTCAACAAAATAGATCTGACTTAA